A genomic stretch from Candidatus Bathyanammoxibius amoris includes:
- a CDS encoding DUF542 domain-containing protein, translated as MALITKDMIINDVTRKYPKTLKVFVQYKVDSCCGGACSIETTATSDGVDVDKLVEELNKIVAEVA; from the coding sequence ATGGCATTGATTACCAAGGACATGATTATTAACGACGTGACTAGGAAGTATCCCAAGACGCTCAAGGTGTTTGTCCAGTACAAGGTAGATTCCTGCTGCGGCGGGGCTTGTTCCATAGAGACAACCGCCACGTCCGACGGCGTGGACGTGGACAAACTTGTGGAAGAGCTGAACAAGATAGTTGCCGAAGTGGCCTAG
- a CDS encoding radical SAM protein produces MKKLVLINPHPQDHFGEENISVLVQMPLNLGYLAALTPKDWEVEVIDECIEVAIDGDTGDFTFDTSDVKLVGITAVSYQAPRAYQIARACKKHNIPAVIGGPHASTIPDEVAANADAAVVGEAEGVWAELVRDVEKGQLKKQYLGGLTPLNKLKGVHPDRELLKKKYGYRYSSIITTRGCPNSCDFCAVPIFQGRKYRERPVEDVLAEMAATDYKGLMFAEDNFYGHSKVSNERARSLFKGMTERNIIKDWFGFTALNTTSDEECLKYMASSGCLGILIGIESLDEEVLKSMNKRVNIRMGVESYIKGIENLHRHGIICWGSVIFGTDGDKKDNFKRMTDFALEVGMDVLTFGIYTPMPMTASFDRMTKEGRIFRNNYPRDWYYYNSNHLVFGLKDMPLEDFIEGMEYVYENLYSREALRKRFDKTLRETNNSKNAMFAYRVNIDWRMVFKSVIDDLKILSDSGVYNGVKSRSKVAMT; encoded by the coding sequence ATGAAAAAGCTTGTCCTTATAAACCCGCATCCTCAGGACCATTTTGGCGAGGAGAATATCTCCGTGCTGGTGCAGATGCCCCTGAATCTGGGTTATCTCGCGGCACTTACGCCGAAGGACTGGGAGGTGGAAGTAATAGACGAGTGTATTGAAGTCGCTATCGACGGAGATACAGGGGACTTCACCTTCGACACGTCCGACGTCAAGCTGGTCGGCATAACAGCGGTGTCTTATCAGGCCCCCAGGGCATACCAGATAGCCCGCGCATGCAAGAAACACAATATACCTGCCGTTATCGGCGGACCCCACGCCTCTACCATCCCCGATGAGGTGGCCGCTAACGCTGACGCCGCCGTGGTGGGCGAAGCGGAGGGCGTATGGGCAGAGTTGGTCCGTGACGTGGAGAAGGGACAGCTCAAGAAACAATATCTCGGCGGTCTCACCCCCTTAAACAAACTCAAGGGCGTCCATCCCGACAGAGAACTGCTGAAGAAGAAATACGGCTACAGATACTCTTCCATAATAACCACGCGCGGGTGTCCCAACAGCTGCGACTTCTGCGCCGTACCCATATTCCAGGGCAGGAAATACAGGGAGCGGCCAGTGGAAGACGTGCTCGCAGAGATGGCCGCAACCGACTATAAGGGCCTCATGTTTGCCGAAGATAATTTTTACGGGCACAGTAAGGTCTCAAACGAGCGGGCACGCTCGCTGTTCAAGGGAATGACCGAGAGGAATATCATCAAGGACTGGTTCGGCTTTACCGCCCTCAACACGACCTCCGATGAGGAGTGTCTGAAGTACATGGCCTCAAGCGGCTGCCTGGGGATTCTCATCGGCATAGAATCCCTCGACGAAGAGGTGCTGAAGAGCATGAACAAGCGCGTGAACATCCGCATGGGGGTAGAGAGTTATATAAAGGGCATCGAGAACCTCCACCGCCATGGAATCATCTGCTGGGGTTCGGTAATCTTCGGTACGGACGGCGACAAGAAGGATAATTTTAAACGCATGACTGATTTTGCCCTGGAGGTGGGGATGGACGTCCTTACGTTCGGAATCTATACGCCCATGCCCATGACCGCCAGTTTCGACCGCATGACCAAAGAGGGCCGAATCTTCCGCAACAACTACCCCCGGGACTGGTACTACTACAACTCAAACCACCTGGTGTTCGGGCTGAAGGACATGCCGCTGGAGGATTTCATCGAGGGCATGGAGTACGTCTACGAAAACCTCTACTCCAGGGAGGCGCTCAGGAAACGCTTTGATAAGACCCTGCGTGAGACCAATAACTCAAAGAACGCCATGTTCGCCTACAGGGTTAATATAGACTGGCGCATGGTCTTTAAGAGTGTGATAGACGACCTGAAAATACTGTCCGACTCAGGTGTCTACAACGGGGTTAAATCCAGGTCTAAAGTAGCTATGACGTAA
- a CDS encoding YifB family Mg chelatase-like AAA ATPase gives MLAKVYSAAVYGIEAYVLEIEVCVSRGTLPYTVIVGLPDQAVKESRDRVRAALTNSSYRFPFDHVTINLAPASRKKEGPAFELPIAIGVLVASKQIEAPKLKDYLIVGELSLDGRVRAINGCLSMAMQAKEEGYRGIVIPGANAQEAAVVEGLDAIPVTSLTDTVGFLSGQLDINPVKVSLEEMFEKSACYDVDFSDVKGQEHAKRAILVAAAGGHNVLMIGPPGGGKTMLAQRLPTILPRLLPQESLETTRVYSVSGLIGHGHSLVATRPFRTPHHTISEAGMVGGGTFPRPGELSLSNHGVLFLDELPEFDRNTLEALRQPLEAGRITIARAANTVTYPANVMLVGAMNPCGFVAHLS, from the coding sequence ATGCTCGCCAAGGTCTATAGCGCCGCCGTCTATGGCATAGAGGCTTATGTGCTGGAGATAGAGGTGTGCGTGAGCCGGGGGACGCTTCCGTATACCGTAATAGTCGGCCTCCCGGACCAGGCGGTCAAGGAGAGCCGTGACCGCGTAAGGGCCGCGCTCACCAACAGCAGCTACCGTTTCCCGTTTGACCACGTTACCATCAACCTCGCCCCCGCCAGCCGGAAAAAAGAAGGCCCCGCGTTTGAACTCCCCATTGCAATCGGCGTCCTTGTGGCCAGCAAACAGATTGAGGCGCCCAAATTAAAGGACTACCTGATAGTGGGAGAACTATCACTGGACGGTCGGGTGAGGGCCATAAACGGGTGCCTGTCTATGGCTATGCAGGCGAAAGAAGAGGGCTACAGGGGCATAGTCATCCCCGGCGCAAACGCACAGGAGGCCGCCGTGGTGGAGGGGCTGGACGCTATTCCGGTGACTTCTCTCACCGACACGGTAGGGTTCCTGAGCGGTCAGTTAGACATAAACCCCGTAAAAGTCAGCCTGGAAGAGATGTTCGAGAAGTCCGCGTGTTACGACGTGGACTTCTCAGACGTCAAGGGACAGGAGCATGCCAAGAGGGCGATCCTGGTGGCGGCGGCGGGCGGGCACAACGTTCTTATGATAGGACCGCCGGGCGGCGGCAAGACCATGTTGGCCCAGAGGCTGCCGACCATACTCCCGAGGCTCCTGCCCCAGGAATCGCTGGAGACCACCAGGGTCTACAGCGTCTCCGGCCTGATAGGCCACGGCCACTCGCTGGTGGCCACACGGCCCTTTCGCACGCCTCACCATACGATAAGCGAGGCGGGGATGGTCGGCGGGGGCACGTTCCCAAGGCCCGGCGAGTTGAGCCTCTCGAACCATGGTGTGCTTTTTCTGGACGAGCTTCCGGAGTTTGACCGCAATACGCTTGAGGCCTTGAGACAGCCCCTTGAGGCCGGGCGGATAACAATAGCCAGGGCCGCAAACACGGTGACATATCCGGCCAACGTCATGCTTGTAGGGGCCATGAACCCC
- a CDS encoding tetratricopeptide repeat protein: MKSLYPLIITSLFLLPSPARAAVDPATIQLYHAALQKMERPFKSEDFRLAGLDSAKDYDDLAQIYIEAGDYTKALETTMKALELNQFDPIANLNAGLINYEQEDFEMAAYYLRWALIIVKKAQKEREVQLGEDLLSTQEPAAYPAIEALLKKADEKTAEEYLQKQKEAHLATLAASMADRGSLLDRSKAIFATKTPEKEEVRPAEAEKSVQPPRKKTDIDAFYKAMGGIGMMPFVSSISADEGNSNKVVVTTNEKWNKLSYKERLSRADRMWSKWQGIKRRSGSKHGLYRIQFVDSTGRTVGASNWLNTKVWVKKG, from the coding sequence ATGAAAAGCCTTTACCCCTTAATTATCACCTCCCTCTTCCTGTTGCCGTCCCCTGCGCGCGCCGCCGTTGACCCTGCGACTATTCAGCTGTATCATGCGGCCCTGCAGAAAATGGAACGTCCGTTCAAGAGCGAGGACTTCAGGCTTGCCGGACTTGATTCCGCAAAGGATTACGACGACCTGGCCCAAATCTACATCGAGGCCGGTGATTACACAAAGGCCCTTGAGACCACGATGAAGGCGCTTGAGCTTAACCAGTTTGATCCAATCGCAAACCTGAACGCCGGGCTCATCAACTATGAACAGGAGGATTTCGAGATGGCCGCCTATTACCTCAGGTGGGCACTCATCATTGTAAAGAAGGCACAAAAAGAACGGGAGGTTCAACTGGGGGAGGACCTCCTTTCAACGCAGGAACCGGCCGCCTATCCGGCCATAGAAGCCCTTCTCAAAAAGGCCGATGAAAAGACCGCCGAAGAGTACCTTCAAAAACAGAAGGAGGCGCATCTGGCCACACTTGCCGCAAGTATGGCGGATCGCGGTAGTTTACTTGACAGGTCAAAGGCAATCTTCGCCACAAAGACCCCTGAGAAGGAAGAAGTCAGACCGGCCGAGGCCGAGAAGTCCGTACAACCACCCCGGAAAAAGACCGACATCGACGCCTTTTATAAGGCAATGGGAGGCATTGGAATGATGCCATTTGTCTCCAGCATCTCCGCCGACGAAGGCAATAGCAACAAGGTCGTTGTAACCACTAACGAGAAATGGAACAAATTATCCTACAAGGAAAGATTGAGCCGTGCAGACAGAATGTGGAGCAAATGGCAGGGAATAAAACGAAGGAGCGGGAGCAAGCACGGGCTATACCGCATACAGTTCGTGGATTCCACGGGAAGAACGGTGGGAGCAAGTAACTGGTTAAATACCAAGGTCTGGGTAAAGAAGGGCTAG
- a CDS encoding cbb3-type cytochrome c oxidase subunit I, with protein MGKTSAAEERPAGGLGLRGFLSDAENSAARSFMLSSVVWLGVVVSVALVLALKFVWPDFLSGVSWLSFGRLRPFHVNGALFGWLSMSNIGLMLYILPKLTGVRLWSERLANLTCLLWNIVILASAVTLPLGYTQGREYAELVLPLDLGFLLCLILLIYNVFQTVAVRKEKAMYVSLWYFLGTLVWAPIIFLVGNNFMMDWTGLGGRGAVPGINDAMLNWWYGHNVIGMWFSTLGLGIFYYFLPVLTKNPLYSHRLSMIGFWTLAFFYVWNGQHHLIYGPGPDWLESVAITFSVLMVIPVFAVVYNLFKTAHGKWHLMFDNSYAAIPLRFLLFGGLAYLLTCTQGALINAPRTTNAYFHFTYWTVGHSHLAFLATFSFISMAGIYYALPRITGVQMSRRLANWHFGLLATGLIVFLGVLHTAGILQGAMWAAQIEEIDFMTDTVKFVPAIEFVDVVRSLHPFYVAILAGALIMVAGIMTFVFNVLRTVCTTPYKAGGEAGRAGRGETEQ; from the coding sequence ATGGGCAAGACAAGCGCAGCAGAAGAAAGGCCCGCCGGGGGCCTGGGTCTCCGGGGGTTTTTGAGCGACGCGGAGAACTCCGCCGCCAGGAGCTTCATGCTCTCATCGGTTGTGTGGCTTGGCGTTGTGGTCTCCGTGGCCCTGGTACTGGCGCTGAAATTCGTCTGGCCCGATTTCTTAAGTGGTGTGTCATGGCTTTCCTTCGGACGCCTCAGACCCTTTCACGTCAACGGCGCACTCTTCGGCTGGCTCTCGATGTCAAACATCGGTCTCATGCTCTATATCCTTCCGAAGCTTACCGGTGTTAGACTCTGGAGCGAGAGACTGGCCAACTTGACCTGCCTGCTCTGGAACATCGTCATTCTCGCGTCCGCAGTAACCCTGCCACTGGGCTACACGCAGGGCAGGGAATACGCGGAGCTCGTGCTGCCTCTCGACCTCGGCTTTTTGCTTTGCCTTATCCTGCTCATCTACAACGTCTTTCAGACAGTTGCCGTGAGGAAGGAAAAGGCCATGTACGTAAGCCTCTGGTACTTCCTCGGCACACTGGTCTGGGCGCCGATTATATTTCTGGTCGGCAATAATTTTATGATGGACTGGACCGGACTGGGAGGCCGAGGTGCCGTCCCGGGAATCAACGACGCTATGCTGAACTGGTGGTATGGGCACAACGTCATCGGCATGTGGTTCAGCACACTGGGCCTCGGTATATTTTATTACTTCCTGCCCGTCCTGACGAAGAACCCGCTCTATAGTCACAGGCTCTCCATGATAGGCTTCTGGACACTGGCGTTTTTTTACGTCTGGAACGGACAGCACCACCTTATCTACGGCCCCGGGCCGGACTGGCTGGAAAGCGTTGCCATCACATTTAGCGTCCTTATGGTCATCCCCGTATTTGCCGTGGTGTACAACCTCTTCAAGACGGCGCACGGCAAGTGGCACCTTATGTTCGACAACTCCTACGCGGCCATCCCGCTACGGTTTCTTTTGTTCGGCGGGCTGGCGTATCTGCTTACCTGTACCCAGGGCGCATTGATAAACGCCCCCAGAACCACCAACGCGTATTTCCACTTCACCTACTGGACGGTCGGACACTCCCACCTTGCCTTCCTGGCCACCTTTTCGTTCATAAGCATGGCCGGCATATATTACGCCTTGCCCAGAATAACGGGTGTCCAGATGAGCCGCAGGCTGGCAAACTGGCATTTTGGCCTGCTTGCAACGGGCCTTATCGTCTTCCTCGGCGTACTCCACACCGCCGGGATTCTCCAGGGAGCCATGTGGGCGGCGCAGATTGAGGAAATAGACTTCATGACCGACACCGTCAAATTCGTGCCGGCCATAGAGTTTGTGGACGTGGTAAGGAGCCTGCACCCCTTCTATGTGGCCATACTGGCAGGGGCCTTAATCATGGTAGCCGGCATCATGACCTTTGTGTTTAACGTCCTGAGGACGGTCTGTACGACTCCCTATAAGGCAGGCGGAGAAGCCGGGAGAGCCGGCAGAGGGGAGACAGAGCAATAA
- a CDS encoding TetR/AcrR family transcriptional regulator, which yields MSPESVSLDKGSSEKVFDTKKPVIIEAAIHLFSEKGIKATTVKDIARKADVAEGTLYRHWKGKNELAQEIFYENMKRFKEELEEGLDGVVGTKNKLRKAIVGIYVFAGKDPLLYKFLILSSHYELRGMLSRTPKPLEVIIEIVREGVVSGDLKPIELPLAGAIIVGTITKLSDFKRMGVLEKDLDAYIDPVTEILWNALKAG from the coding sequence GTGAGTCCAGAGAGTGTGTCTCTTGATAAAGGCAGTAGTGAGAAGGTGTTTGACACAAAGAAGCCTGTAATCATAGAAGCCGCGATACATCTTTTCTCTGAGAAGGGTATAAAGGCCACTACTGTAAAAGATATTGCCAGAAAGGCGGATGTTGCGGAGGGAACGTTGTACCGCCACTGGAAAGGCAAGAATGAGCTGGCGCAGGAGATATTCTATGAGAACATGAAGCGGTTCAAGGAGGAACTCGAGGAGGGGCTCGACGGGGTGGTGGGTACGAAAAATAAGTTGAGGAAGGCCATAGTCGGCATTTATGTCTTTGCCGGTAAGGACCCGTTACTGTACAAGTTCCTTATACTTTCGTCTCACTACGAACTAAGGGGGATGTTGTCACGCACGCCCAAACCTCTCGAGGTTATCATTGAGATTGTGAGGGAGGGTGTCGTATCGGGTGATTTGAAGCCGATAGAACTTCCCCTCGCAGGCGCGATAATCGTAGGGACGATAACAAAGCTCTCGGACTTTAAGCGTATGGGTGTTCTTGAGAAGGATCTGGACGCCTACATAGACCCGGTGACGGAAATTCTCTGGAACGCGTTAAAGGCGGGGTAA